The genome window ATTTCAATCCAAAAGAGGATAATCCTATTATCCATGTTTGGATATTCATTCCAGAACATCCATGGAATTTCTACTATAGGGAAGTACTATCAGTACGTTTATCACCTATTGGTAAGGTACTCCATCTAGACTTAGCTTCAATGCAAAAAATAAGGGGAAGTTTTGCAAAAGTCAAGATGCATGTGGATTTGACTAAGGACATGCCTCATCATATTTGGCTGGGATTTGATGAAGATCAGGATGTGAATGGGGATGGCCAGTGGCTGGAAGTAGTATATGAAGATCTACCAGATTACTGCTTACACTGCAGACACTTGGGTCATGAAGAGTAAAACTGCACTATCAGAAAAAGGGAAGAACAAGAGAAGAAGAAAGAACCAACAATAGCAGCAATAGCTCACACTTCTAACAATCACCTTACAAACAAGCTAGAGGGAGCAACTGCAACACCACATGAGCAAATGGTACAGGGACATCAAAATGATTAGACTTCCAACcaaaaaattgagtaacaatgcAAAATTGAGGAGCAACAAGGAAGAATAAATCACAAAGTAACTGCGCAATAACCAAAAAAGGATAACCATTCCAACGATCAATGGAAATCTCAAAAAAAGAATAACTTCAAGGGAATCAACCGGAAAAACAAGCAACAGAAACAAAAATAGCCACAACAACAAGCTCTTGAGACACAGTTATCCAGACCCTCCCAGCCCTCAGGTGTAATGAACAAATCACAATGTGCTCCACCAAAGCCACCGGAGACTGTACCAGAGGCCATTCATAATACTGCTGATAGTGCTAATGTTTGTAATGGAGGACAGATTAGTGCAAAGGAACCACCTAATGAGACATGGAACTTTACTGGAATAGCAGCTCCTCGGACATTTCATGAGTATGCTCAGGTAGGTGGTAACACCAGCATGGTAAACCTACCATCCACTGCTGCAAATCAGGCAAGCACACAGAAAAATGGGGATGGTGGAATTGTCAATAATATGACTTCTGAATATGATAGTGAGGACAGGGACAAGCTCAAATAAAAACAGCAAAAGCATCAAATTTTGGAATATCCAGATAACCAATATCTAAAAACTGCTGAAAAATCAAATTCCAATCCTAAAGCTGTAGAGCTGACCAAAAACTCTATCTCTACTGATACTGGGCAAAATATTTCAGGGACAAAATAAAATACCATTGACTGGGTTCAAAGGAGCTTTTTAATGCATAAGGAAACACTTAATGTGACCCTCAACCACTCATGTCAGGAAATACCATCTCAGACATTTGTGGACTCACCTAATTCAAATGGAAAAACTACAGGCTCTATACAACTGGGGAAAGGTGAAGTAAGTTCAGAGGCACATACAAGACTAAGACTTAATTATCAAAGAGTTAATTCAATGCTAGCACAAGTTAATACAGAGGTATCCAGGAAGGCTTTCGATAGCAACAAAACGGGGGAACTAGTAGCCAACGTTGAAGGTGCAATGGTAATATTACCAGACAGGGAGTAGGTCAGTAATGCTGATGCAGAGACAGATCACCATTTACTTAGGTCATCCTCTCAAAATGTAGATGGGAAGGATCCAACAATTGTGTATGAGCAGGTAGGGTCAGCCATAATTCCTAGGGAGTCAACAACAATTGATACACTGCCTATGGCAATTGCATCAGCCACTTGATCTCCAACGCAGATTCAAATCAATATACCACTACAATCTCCTGCTCAGATTATGCATGACATTATTGCACACAAGGAACTACCTTTGGAAATTCATAAAGCCTTGGGCACTAATGAACAACTAGAAGATGAAGGTGCTGACGAATCTACAGCTGGGAATTTCAAGTCTGTGGCAAGGGAAGGAGATTTGTCACCAAGGACTGCAGCTAAACATGGTAATAAAGGAAGGAAGCAAACTCATCACAAAGAACAACAACCTCCTACAAGAATACTGCCCAAGAGGGATTCCTCCACCACTAGATGATGATTAAGACACTcatatggaacataaggtctgttaAAACTCAGCAGGCCTTTCATAGAGTTATCAACATGCAAAGGGAACATGGTTTTTTCATTATAGTGCTCATGGAGCCTTTGCAAAAGTAGAGGCTTATTCAGAACTATAGGAGGAGACTAGGTATGGAAGCAGCAACATCTAATATCAATGGCAAGATATGGCTATTTCTTGATGCTATGGTCCAGTGGGATGTTGTGATTGACACTGACCAGCAACTTACTATCATGGTTTATCATCAAGATATTGAGAATCACATCATGATGACCTTTGTATATGCAAAGTGTTCATCCCTGGAAAGACTAGAATTGTGGGATAATCTATACTACCTTGATAGAGACATGGAATTACCCTGGGTGGTTGGAGGGGACTTTAATATGATTCTTAATGAAGAAGAGAAGATTGGTGGACTTCCAGTTTACCCTCCAGAATATGAAGATTTTGTCTTTTATGTAAACTCATGTGGGCTGTTTGACATGGGGTACAAAGGAAGTCCATTCATATGGTGGAATGGGAGACCAAACTCAGAATGCATTTTCAAAAGGTTGGACAGAAGTTTTGTTAATATGCCATTCCAGACTTTATTCCCTAGTACAGAAGTGGAGCACTACATCAGAACAGGTTTTGACCATGCACCACTACTGATGAGTAGTGGTAAGCAGTCCACTCAAATTGccaaaactttcaaatttctgaATTTCTGGATAAAACATGCCTCTTTTATGGAGGTAGTTAGACATAATTGGTTGGCTGATTTCACAGGTGACCCTTTCTTAATGTTCAAATAGAAACTAAAAAGAGTTAAGATTGCTCTTTCAAAATGGAGCAAGCTCACTTATGGGGATATCTTTAAACAACTAGCTTTAAGAGAAGATGCGGTCAGAGTAAAGGAAATGATATTTGAAGAAGAACCAACAGTAGAGAATAGAATTGTACTTCAGAAAGCACAATTTGAGTTAAAGAGATATCTGAGCATAGAGGAGCAGTATTAGAAACAAAAAGTAGGAATTTCCTAGTTTGCAGAAGGAGACAAAAATACTAGATTTTTACACAACCAtgtctatggtgaaaggcaaaaGCTCCAACTGAAGAGAATCCAGAATCAAGATGGTGCTTGGATTAAGTCACAAGATCAGCTGGCTGATGCAGCAGTAGAATTTTACCAGAAATAATTTACACAAGAAGATTACTCTACATGCTCTGAGCTTCTAAACAATGTACCTCCAATGGTGTCTAGTGATCAGAACTTAGAGCTTTATAGAATTCCTACAATTGAGGAGGTAAAGGCAACAATATTTGCATTGAGTGGTGAGAGTGTTGGTGGTCCAGATAGTTTCACATGCATTTTCTTTCAAGAATGTTGCGATATAATAGGGGAAGATATACATGAGATGTTGAAACTGTTTTACGGAGGAAGTCATTTGCCTAAGTCTATAACGCACACAAACCTTGTCTTGCTGCCAAAAAACAAAAGCACAGGTACAAACATTTACTGATCTCAGACCTATAAGCTTAAGCAATTTTATAAATAAAGTGATATCTAGAGTTGTTCATGATAGGCTGCAAAAGATACTGCCTTCTTTGATCTCTTCCAACTAGTCAAGATTTGTCAAGggaagaagtatatttgaaaacaTCTTATTAACTCAGGAGATTGTTACTGACATAAGGTTAAGGGAAAAACCTGCCAATGTAGTTATCAAACTTGACATGGCAAAGGCATATGGTAGAGTCTCTTGGAAGTATTTAATGCATATTTTGAGGAAAATGGGATTTGCAGAATacttcatcaacatggtgtggaatCTACTATCCAACAACTGGTATTTTGTTCTGATTAATGGTCAAGCTTCAGGTTTTTTTCACTCAACAAGAGGTGTCAAGCAAGGGGATCCTCTCTCCCCAGCCCTGTTCATACTCTCTGCAGAGGTACTGTCTAGGTCTTTAAATAAGCTACTTGAAGACCAGAGATTCAAGGGCTTTGGCATGCCCAAGTGGACTGATCCATTGAATCATTTAGCCTACGCAGACGACACTATAATCTTTGCTTCAGCCGATCCATACTCTTTAGAGAAGATTATAGAAGTCTTGTACAAGTACGAGCACACTTCTGGCCAAATGATCAACAATACAAAGAGTTCCTTTTATATGCACTCTACTGTGTATGCAAGATTGTTCAACTCTGTAGGTTCTATTACTCGATTCTCAAGGGGTGAGTTTCCATTCACTTATCTTGGCAGTCCAATATTCTACAAAAGAAGAAGGAAGGATTATTACAATGGCTTGATTAAAAATGTGAAGGCAGAGTTGCACTCTTGGAAAGGGAAGCTACTGTCCTATGGGGGAAAAGCTACATTAATCACTAGTGTACTACAAATCATGCCTACACACATCCTTTCTGTCCTTGATCCACCTAACAATGTACTTGAACTCCGTCATACAACCTTTGCTAGGCTCTTCTGGAGTAACAAGGATGAAGGTAGAAGTGGACTTTGGACAAAATGGCAAAATCTTTGCCTACCAAAGGAAGAAGGGGGAGTAGGTTTTAGATCTTTGCATGATGTATCTAGAGCTTTATTTGCCAAATTGTGGTGGAAGTTTAGGACATTGAAGTCCTTATGGTCTAATTTTATGTGGAACAAATACTGTAAAAAAGAGCTGCCAATAGTGGTCAAATTTAGAGGGGGATCTCATGTATGGAGGAAAATGTTAGAGGCCAGGGAAGAGGTGGAGCATGAAATATTATGGGAAATGAAAAGGGGATCAACTAACGTTTGGCATGAGAATTGGGCAGGACTAGGAGCTTTATACCATGTTGTTCCAAGAGACTACCCAATCAATGAAGATACATAGAAAGTAGCTGACTTGAGAGTGGATGATGCCTGGGATGAGAAACTCCTAGATTAGTCTTTTCCTATAGATATTTCTCAACATATCAGACAGGAAGTTCTATTTGACACTAGTGACGATGGCTGGGATTTTCCTAGATGGATGCCTACACCTTCAGAAAATTTTTCTGTTAGTAGTGCTTGGAAAATTCTGAGGCATAGAGCACCTACTAATCCTGATTACAGTAAGATGTGGACTCAAGGCTTACCATTTAAAATCTCCTTTTTCTATGGAGATTGTGGAAAGGGAAGATTCCCACAGATGACTTGTGGAGGAGAGGTGGGTATATGATAGTTTCCAAGTGCTGGTGCTGCTCACAATTACAAGAAGACTCAGGGTTGGTAGTAAATCTGATACAGGTTCATCAAGTAATAAGATCATGGTAGAATGCTCAATGTTGTCCTAAACTAAAGCCATTATTTCAAGCAGTTCCAGCGGTGATCACATGGGAACTTTGGAAGAGGAGAAATACAATGAAATATGGAGGTGCAATATCCTGTAATAGGGTACTTCATGAGGTGAACAAGACACTACATTACCTAGCAAGAGTGAGGTATCCATGGCTATTAGGCATCCCCCTTTTATGGCCAAAACTGATCAGATTCTTGGAGGGTTACAAGCCATATATTGTGACCAAGAAAGTGACATGGAAGCTTCCTTATGAAAGGTGGTTCAAGTGCAACATAGATGGTGCATCAAGAGGTAATCCTGGACCAAGCTCATATGGCTTTTGTGTGCGAGATCATGTGGGTGATTTGGTTTTTACTAAAGCAAGTGAAATAGGAGAGGCAACCAATATAGTAGCAGAAGCAAAGGCTATTTGTGAGGGGTTAGAATACTGTGTTGAAAGGAAATTACATCCACTGATTATGGAAATTGATTCCTTGGTGATGAGGAAGATTATTGATGGGAAATGGGCAACTCCATGGGGTATAAGTGCTGAAGTGAGGAAGCTCAAGCAGATAAATAACAGCTACAATGTTCTCTTTCAGCATGTACTAAGGGAAGAGAACACTGTTGCAGATTTTCTTGCTAACCTAGCTTTCTCTTTTGCAGTTACACTCACATTTCAGTCATTTCATGAATTGCCAATTACGGCAAAAAAACTGATCAACATGGATAAATCACAATTCCTAACCTTCGGATTACGATTGCAAAGAGAAGAGAACCTGATTGATGATCAAAACATATAATGCTTTGCCTCTCTTTGACTCATATTTCTGCATTCCTAACAGGAAAGACAAGCATTTTAAGCCAAGTAGGCAAGACAACCACAATTCTCCTCACTTCAGTACCACTAAATGCAACAGGCAATCAACATTCCTAAAACAATCACCCACCAGTTTTTCACAACTCTAGATTCTTCAACAGCATGTCATCATAAGCATACAGCTGCTACAACCAATGACCAACATGTTGCTCTTACACTCCTGTCTTACTCAcattatttttagcattgttAGTTGCCTTTGCATGTGAAATACCACATGCACTTCATTGTAGGGTGTAGCTGAATGGTTGGTTATAGTTGCCTTGCCCAAACCCATAACAATGTATTTCAGCAAATGCTTCTTCATTGGTACTAGGCTTACATACCCCAGGAACTTCTTTGTAGGGTGTAGCAGATTGGTTGGATATAGCTTCCTTTGAGCAAACCAATAACTATGTATTGGAGATACTACTTCTTCATTGCTACTGGGCTTACATCCACCTCATGACCTTCAATATAACAAGCAACCTACACTCACATAGATTTGCTTTTGCTGCTATGCTTAGGATGGTATTGCATGGTTGTGTGCTATCTCATTACTTCCTAGTGGTATTAGCATGGCTTCATTCTCATTCTGGGGGTAGTTTAACGATATACATCAACAATATACAAACCTAGCAGCAGCCAAAGCCCTCTTACCTCACTTACAGACCGAGCTTCTTTAATGCTCCCAGACCACACAAGAACCTGGGAGCACAAACTCCATTCCTAACTTGTTTGCTACATTTTTTAGGTTCCTAAGATAGGTTCAGCAAACTGAGGCAATGGCATGGACTAATCTTATACAAATACATTCTACAACTCCAGTCCAACATGCCAAATGTGAAGACATCCAATTTGTTACTGTTCAGTGTTTGATTTGTTCACGTATCAATTCCaagtggaatttattccatagaTACGCTCACATTAATGAGACATTTATCGTCATTTGAAGTATGGAATTACTCTCACATATTCACTGGAAGTATGGAATTACTCTCATTACGTGCACTGAACAGCGTAGGATAGTTTACTGACAGTATGGAGATGTGCCATTTTCCAATGGTATTAGATATTTTTAATGTTCATTCTGGGTATGGTTTATCAACACATTGGAAGCAACTGTTGTACTTATTCAGGCAACTGGAGTTTGGTTTGAAATTAGTTGTTTGGTTGATTTTTACAACTACATGCAGAATTCCTACACAGAAATATCATATATCAGTGTTCCATTTCAACAAATATTCTACAGTTCAACTTCTTCCACCATGCACTGAACATATCCAAATTGTTCTGCTGTGACTACTATGGATTTGCACAGACCTATTCATTCGGATTGCAAGACATGGCTTCTGCTTCTACTCTtattcaaaatcatcaaaataatggACTTTTCAAAGATGGAAGACTCAGTTCAGTTGATCCAGTATCAATCCACATGGAATTTATTGGTGGGAGTTGGGAAATACAGCACCGGCAACCCCCAGTACTTGTTGGTTTCTGCAACACCAAAATTTGAACAACTGAACTGTTTTGTGCATATCCACTACTGCTGGTGCGAGTTTGATCCTTAAATTTTCTGGAACTGCTTGCATTGTCATTTCACAAATTGAGCAGATGCTATTCATTTCACATGGTCTAGTGCTCCAGTGTGGCTGCCACAACATCAAACTCACATGTGATCTATTAACGATTGTTGCACAGGAGAACTTGGTCTAGTAGAACAACTGTCTGGAGCTGTGTCATTTTTCAGTCGTAGTCTCAATCAATACTACTCATTCTAGTGAGGAAGTATCAAATGCTTTTGTTTAGTATAAACACTACTGCTGAAATTCTACAGCCCCAAAGTGAAGATGTCCGAACTGCTTTGATGTACATCTTATGGATTTATACATACCTACTCCTTCGGATTGCAACAaatggcgcctggtgagagctttgtAGGTGCAACAAGGAATTATTTGCAACTGGAGTGTGAATTTTATTGTCGGCAACAATTGGATGTTTCAAATTTGTAGCTTAGTAATTTTCATCTATCTTTATACTGTTGCTACATTGTATTTGGTAGCAATAGCCATTGGCTTTCtttgtttcattttttttattttacttgaACATTATGTAACTTTGCCTAAGTTtggggcatatatatatatatatatcagctaCAAGGGGAataacctagtagtatatttgcttAAACAaatatgcacaagagtctcaCAATAACAatcgaaagtgaataactcaacaagaatggtatttcacaactttacaactttgcctcaatgtgaatctcggcctttataactcaataccaacttcaacaacaagatattccaagaataacaacttcaaataagtaactcaacaattaaataatgaataagaaaTATAGGAAACAATAATAATTTCAACTAAATACGTAAagacaattaacaagtaagagataagacaagtagagcatgtgaagatagcctaatgatgatgaatataacatgttatggtaactcaattaaaggcatgaaaggaatctacatagctaacaCCGGTCAATTACAATATTTAGCCCATgtaaacactcgtcaccttgcgtacacggcttacacgtaccacaattaacacaaagcaacaccaatcctaaggggtaattccccacaCAAAGTTTAGCAAGACagttacctcaaaacacgctactcaatccactagtaagccttttcctcgattatctaaCTCCGAATGgcacaaatctagccaaaacaacttcataccataaatgtAAACTATAGGAAAGTATCCCGAACAATAAAATTACGGTatttaaagagaaataaaaagtgaactcaaaaattcaaccccgagcctgcgtctcggaacccgaccgaaattataaaatccgaacacccattcgatatagagtccaaccatacaagaatttgCAAATCGCCTTTTAAATCCCTTAATTTTAGTCTAtgaagttttcacaaattttctccaatttttcaactcaaatcactcattaaatgatgaaaataacaatggattcatgtaatatagccaaaaccgAGTTACAATCTCTTGGcccgatgattttcttgaaaatccctctaaatatcgccacaaaccgagctctctaggtccaaaaatgaagaataaaatcaaaccctcgaagacCCCTATTTCTGACCAACgatttcgcatttgcgggcataGGGTCGCACCCGCTACGGcgcacctgcagaaaatccaTTACAGGTGCGGTTCCCACTAATCTTAGGAGATTCCGCTTATGCGGACCAAGTCGCGTACCTGCGCATCTGCTCCTGTAGAATATGGGCAAATCTGCGCTCTCGCGCCTGCGGAAGGAGCtctgcttctgcgaccccagACTTGGCCTGCCTTTTTCGCTTCTGCACTTCCTCACTCGCATCAGCGAGTCCACCTCTACGGAACACTGACCGCATATGCGGTGCCTGCTCGGCAGGCCATATTTCATTTCTGCGGCTCGAGGGCCGCTTCTGCAGTGCCGCACCTGCGACTTAAAATGcacaggtgcgatcgcaccaaaCACAACAGAGGCTCAGCAATGCGTCAAGTCCAAAATTGTTCtggattcaatctgaatcacacccggggcccctcaggaccccgtccaaatataccaacaagttccaaaacacataacggacctaatcgaggccaaaaatcacatgaaacaacatcgattctacgaatcgcaacccaattcaagcctatttaaATAATGAACATTCGACTTCCAAAACTACACtgaatcataccaaaacaactccaattaacctcaaattttatacacaagtcagaAAATGACATGagggacctattccaacttccggaatcaaaatccgaccccgatatcaataaagtcaactcatggtcaaacttctcaaccttcctaaccttcaactttctaactttcaccaattcaagttgaatgacctacgaacctccaaatgaagatccgaacacgcccctaagtcccaaattaccatatggagctattggaactatcaaaactccatttcggagtcgtctacataaaagtcaatctacggtcaactctttaaaCTTAAGCCTCcgacttagggactatgtgtcccatttcactccgaaacacacccgaaaccaaaaccaaaaacccCCTGTAAATGATATTACCATAATCCAACATAGTGGAGGCAATAAATGGGGGatcgaggctaaaatactcaaaacgaccagccgggtcattacagttgcATGAGTAAACCATTTTAAAATAAAGAACTATTAGCATCAATACTGTTATACCTAAATTtttcctgatttgatcatatagCTGTTCTATACTCGTTGAAATTATGAACTGTACATGCGTTGGTaagtatcatttatagttctttcttcttgtacctcgccgaggttagctaggatatttattgagtacatggggtcggttatactcatactacagttctgaaccttgcgtgtagatcttggtattaatgttgttgtgtatggtgagggctggcattgaagatgtacctgcatttcaGTTATAGCTATCATTTGTCCTTAGTAGCTTTAGATTTGAATtatgttcatgtacatttcaaacatatgttgtatttatttcatttcagctttgtaaatttaagtcttagtggctcatgacttgtactactagtccttaggTATGCGTTTGGTATTAGCTCTGCATCGACGGATTGcaattccatggatgaggtgcgagatgtattTTCTATGTTTTGTGATGGGCCTGTCTAGAGAAcatgaggccaggtttag of Nicotiana tomentosiformis chromosome 7, ASM39032v3, whole genome shotgun sequence contains these proteins:
- the LOC104091817 gene encoding uncharacterized protein, whose translation is MEAATSNINGKIWLFLDAMVQWDVVIDTDQQLTIMVYHQDIENHIMMTFVYAKCSSLERLELWDNLYYLDRDMELPWVVGGDFNMILNEEEKIGGLPVYPPEYEDFVFYVNSCGLFDMGYKGSPFIWWNGRPNSECIFKRLDRSFVNMPFQTLFPSTEVEHYIRTGFDHAPLLMSSGKQSTQIAKTFKFLNFWIKHASFMEKLKRVKIALSKWSKLTYGDIFKQLALREDAVRVKEMIFEEEPTVENRIVLQKAQFELKRYLSIEEQQKLQLKRIQNQDGAWIKSQDQLADAAVEFYQK